The Candidatus Falkowbacteria bacterium genome has a window encoding:
- a CDS encoding helix-turn-helix domain-containing protein — MQNKPKYPVRVSVSEAARLFGVDQHTIRRAIKRQELRYIVVQSRYKVNFESLVEWSQNRITVKNKMEQRGIGQYVDKWKIRTKKFSPDSDLVNSNPKDQTPKEI; from the coding sequence ATGCAAAATAAGCCAAAATACCCCGTTCGAGTATCAGTTTCTGAAGCAGCCAGACTATTCGGGGTAGATCAACATACAATCAGAAGAGCTATAAAACGTCAGGAATTACGTTATATTGTGGTACAATCAAGATACAAGGTTAACTTCGAAAGTCTTGTAGAATGGTCACAAAACCGCATAACTGTCAAGAATAAAATGGAACAACGCGGTATCGGTCAATATGTGGACAAGTGGAAAATTCGGACAAAAAAGTTCAGCCCAGACTCAGATTTGGTGAATTCAAATCCAAAAGATCAAACCCCAAAGGAAATCTAA